The Falco biarmicus isolate bFalBia1 chromosome 7, bFalBia1.pri, whole genome shotgun sequence genome contains the following window.
CACACATAGTACAGatattttcttagtttttcaCAACATCATAAACCACTAGTTTTAGTGTTTTATGTGTGACAGGCCATTTATGTCTGTGTGGTAGTAGTACAACTCTGCTCTTGCAACATCCAACTTGTCTCTGTACAAATACAACCTATAAGAAAGGCTATGCTGGCGGAGAACAATCTGGAATGTCACAGAGGAAATCATCATTCTGGAATTTTAACATCAGTTTCCACTAACAATAATGAACCATATCATAGTGTCAGTCTGTAATTAACAGTAAATCAAATTATAATCCTCCTTTATATTTGGTGGCTGTAGAATTCTTATTACAATTTAGGATGAAGTATACTGACAGCTCAGGAATGTCACTGTCATGTATGCATGCCTGTTGCCAGACTGTGGCAATCAAAGCAGTGGGCGCACTGTCATTTTAAAGTATAGTGATCATTCTGTAATTTCCTCAAGCATGAATATTATAAGCTTACAGCTATGTAAAGCTTCCAGATAACATTTCCTAGAAATCTCTGTTGCTATGTGCAGACACAAAGAACGAAGCCACCAATGTTATTAGAGAGATGTAGGAGAGGTAGTTCCAAGCAATGGGTAGACAACAGTTCGAGATTAAGCTTTAAGAATGAACCTTCAGTTCCCCACATATCCtgtccttttctcctttcccagaaGCGGAGCCCAAACCACACTGTGATTCGGGAAATTTCCAGCCTCTTCTACCTAGCAACAGACCCATATGAAAACCAAGCTCTCAAGTACTCACTATGGAAACAGATCTGCCACAACTGTATTCCGTGATCCAGGAGTAAAGCAGGGCAGTGAGCTCAGTCAGGAACTGCAGCGTAGCTCCGTATTACACTCCTTATTGCTGTAGTattaaaatgcagcagtttCTAAGCTCACAGTGTCCACCCTGGCCATCTAAGGCAACTCTTAGCTATTTAAAAACGACTCAAATGCGTACCATCTTGATGTCAGTACCAAGTAAGTAAACACAAAGCAACACACAATCTGATCCAGTAGAAAGGACGTAAGACTATCACCTAGATCTTTAATTCTGTTCCAGATTTTGCCACTGACTCACCATTCAGTCTTGAACAAATAACCTTCCCTAACTACAGCCTCTTCATCCACAAAATGAGAACTATGATAGCATTTTCTCTCCTCTATTAAGTGATtagacagattaaaaaaagcataatcATAAAGAGCTGCAAGATATTACCTCTGGACATTCTCAATgagtttttttctcatttgctctGCTTGGATTGCAAACAGCCATGGCTCTAAAGAGTTAGTAGACCTTGTGACACCATCAAAAAATCTTCGTGCTTTGCTAGCACTGTGAGACTTCCTTTGGATATGGATATATGACCTCCAAAGGGACCGGTTGCTAGGATACCGTTTCAGAGCCTCTGTTAGTGCCTCTCGCAGAGGATTCAAAGGATAAACACTAATTTTCATGTGGAATCTGAGCAAATTTGTATGCAGCAGTGTGACAGCTTCAAGAGCAGTGGAAAAATTTCGAATGCCAAAATTCTCTCCagtattttcacatttctgtggaCCAAGAGCTTCAAGTTTTTCCGAAGTCTGTGCATATATTAATACTGCAGCATCAATCCCAACAGTCAAATACTGGAACAGTGCGTAACAACCAACCAAGTTAACCAGCTGATTAGCATCACCAACCTGATCAGAAACTGGTGGTTTACTTAAATAATCTTGCAGTGCATGCTCATATGTTTTACGAGCTTTCAAGACATTTACAGCTAACACTTGTCCACTATATGGCACATATGGTCCACTTTCAGCCAATTTGGTCAATATATGAACAGCACGTGACATAACAGCTCCTTCTATACTTTCTAGTAGTTCAACTTCCAGCTGAGCATAAAGCAGACTGAGGCTGCAGATTTGGGGACTCTTCAATCCTTCTGTCCCTGCTGTGCAAAGAGCTGTGTCAAATACCTTCCTGGCATCGTCAATGTTACCAAGCAGCCATTCCAGGTAGGCATACAATTTCCAGAGAGAAAGGTGGTTTCGGTTGTCAGGTGCTTTAAGGAGATTCTTGGCCAACTTTTTGCTCTTCCTCCCTTGTGCTTTCagcttcttcttctttttcGCTTGGAGACACTGAACTACctgcaggggagaaaaaacagaacaaattttgAGAGGAGTGGgagaaataagggaaaaaaacccaccatacctcacagcattttttaatttcattactgtgtttgtttttgtatCGTTCCATATTTCACCACAGTCTTATCTGTTGCTACTGAGTGCTGTAAATTGTCACAACTGCTTGTTGTCAAGTCCCCTGAACACAGCCAAATTACAGAGAATTCTCactctcctgcctctgccattAATATCAAATTTCACTCTTTTAAAGGGCCAACTGCTCAAATAAAGTGCTACTAACCTGTAATGgttgagaaaaggaaaattaactaACTTGTCTGGCCAGACACAATTTATGACTAGTACAATTAAACCACCAAGCAGCTTTTCACAATGACGAATGTGCTGACAGACAAATCTGCACATGGGGTGGGAAAATCACACATCTTCTGGTCAGGTAGAGTTTGGGTAAGAGACAGGGAACTTCTCTGTAAGGAAACACAATACTAAACTTCCTGAAGCGTTAGGAAGACAACCTGGACTCTCATCCTCCTGTGGGCATTTTTACCTAAACAGATCCGTATTCAAGTGATAAAGTGCTACTTCCTTCAACAACACTACAAATGTAACTTGTATAGGATGTAGTTTCTTGGTAAGATGCTCTTATCATAGTATTGAGTATTATGCACTTAGTAGAATAGTTTGGTGAAAGCACCTAGCTGACTCACTTTGCCATGTAGAAAATCACTTGCATGCATTCCTGTCTGGCATACAATGTATCATATAACATTAATCCAAAACggcaaaaaatgttttgctacaTGTATGCCACTGTAACATATACTGAAGAAAaggggtggttttgtttgttttgggggtttttactCCCAGTGCAATCTTTACCGGCATTTCCTGATGTGAATACTTAGTTCTACAAGACTTGATTTTCATCAATATTTAAAGTCAATATAAACATTAATACACAAGAAAGCCACATATCAAAAAAGTGATTATATGCAGATTCCTCATTACCTTAGATATTTCATACTGTAACCAACAAATGGACAGGttggatttttcctttcctgaaaatagCAGGAATAGAACATGAAAAACATTCTGTATGAACTCCTCTCCTTCTTTATAGTGGCCTATGTGATGTCTCCCTCGTAGCATTGTGTCCATATGACCAATACTGTTGAATCCAGAAAGTGGAAATTCAACAGAAGTCAGTGGCTTTTCATCAGAAAGCACACTCTCAAAGATGTTATTTTCATCCATGGCAATATAGAGGTTGGAAGGGAAGAGTTTACTTGTACATGGAACTCCCAGGAATTGCAAAAATGAGTAGAGTAGTTGACGCTGAAGATCTGGATTAGAAAGCTGGATTAAAGATGGTCCAAGATCATCAAATaatacctaaaaaaaaaccaaattaaaacaaactcCATTAATTTATGCAatcaaataaaaccagcaaacctGTAATTTATGTAATTAGAGAACCTTTTTAagtcaataaatatttataattactATTTAAATGGTAACAGtcattcaaattaaaaacagacAAGTTAAGCAATGTGCTCTTCCAGTCAGACTGTAAATTTGCTATCAAGATCTCTTTGCCCACGAGTACCAAAGACCTCCACAGAAAACTTACACAATAAAGGTCTGGAAGATATTATTGCTTAGGCCATtctaagatatttttatttaaaaaaatcaatgtctGTTTTGACCTATCTcccaagaaggaaaaaaaatccacctgaCTTGAAGGCaacaaaacatttgtttgtttaatgcATATATCTTCTTAAACACAGATTTCTGTCACATTTCCACATACAGATGAAAGAAATCACAAAACAGCAAAGACAGACTATTTGCCTACAGCCCTTTCCAAAGTTTACCATGAGCTTCCCATATATTTCAGAAGTCTCAGCACAAAACCTCAGGTAAATTTTGAAttccaaacaaagaaaataatattttttccgAAGAAAAGTATTACTCCTCTAAAATACACATTAGCAATAAATTCAAAGGAAATGATAACTCGTCTTATCATGTCCCCTTGCTTTATTATATCACAGTGACCTGTCTTTCTGGATCTTCACAatcttcttccatttcctttttggttttgtctggcCTCCAAGGTAACCAATGCCTTGCTTCACGAGAATACTCCACATCCAACCAAATATGCCACTTTGGGAGAGTTTTATCCTTTATTTCTTGATCCTCATCTATCTCTTCATCATCGTCATCGTCATCTAAAACCAAATCAAGACACAAACCCCCACATAAAATCATTATAGAAAAATTAATCCACCAAATCCAGAGGCCAGACTCAACATACAAtttaactgctttaaaaatgtaaacaaataaaGTGTTAATAAAACAGACACAAGACAGAGCTGAAAATTTCCACATCACAGTTCTGGGTTTTGACACCAACTCTGTAAGAGTAGGAGGTTTCCAGACTTTCTGAACCAATGAATCAGTGTCATCACTCAAACTTTCtcacagaggagaaaataaaccaCTGACAGGCTGTGGACCGCTTTTATCAAAAGCTGTTTACAAGCAACAGCCAAGAATCAGTCACCTTTTTGTGCAACAGAGGTTCTTTACTTCATACCTGGGCATACAATCTCAAATGTGCTCTATGAATACTCACAtgcataaaacattttgaaaaaaacactggaaGTAAAAAGTAGTACTATAATATTAAACATCGCAAACCAAGCTTGACAATGTTGCTTTAAAATACCTggtatttttagtattttaattaaGGTGCAATTGAAACAACCAATGTAgttaaacacacacaaaaggaagTGCTTAACCACATCCCACTTTTATGATGAACCTTCTGGACTATTAGACacaattaatgtatttttcctgtgcgATGTATTAACTGTGCTGAAACTGACAAGCACCTGTAAGCTAAGGGAAAGCTTGTAGagatttttcagatattttttatttcttgttgggaaaaaaaaaggtcctcAAAGTTTATGGTTACCTGTACTATTTTTTGGAGTACAAAACCAGGCCATTTCTATGCCAC
Protein-coding sequences here:
- the NRDE2 gene encoding nuclear exosome regulator NRDE2 isoform X3; the protein is MLNTDGILVCSKSSSSDPAAFVPVFQMEAEDPSDTTEVNPLGIYDPSTTVWLQGNGSKSTEPVNAQQAVQEPVINMNSILMTKVEEHNKKVRENPRDINAWMEFVSFQDELMRGPSPYASKGEQEVRRKSLKLILEKKLAILERAIESNPSNVDLKLARLKICAEFWEPPALIKEWQKLIFLHPNNPELWKKYLLFCQSQFTTFSVSKINSLYGKCLTTLAAVQDGSMVSHPLLPGTEEAMLAIFIQQCHFLRQAGHSEKAVSLFQALIDFTFFKPDSVKDLPTRGQVEFFEPFWDSGEPRIGEKGARGWKAWMHQQEKGGWIALKPDDDDDDEEIDEDQEIKDKTLPKWHIWLDVEYSREARHWLPWRPDKTKKEMEEDCEDPERQVLFDDLGPSLIQLSNPDLQRQLLYSFLQFLGVPCTSKLFPSNLYIAMDENNIFESVLSDEKPLTSVEFPLSGFNSIGHMDTMLRGRHHIGHYKEGEEFIQNVFHVLFLLFSGKEKSNLSICWLQYEISKVVQCLQAKKKKKLKAQGRKSKKLAKNLLKAPDNRNHLSLWKLYAYLEWLLGNIDDARKVFDTALCTAGTEGLKSPQICSLSLLYAQLEVELLESIEGAVMSRAVHILTKLAESGPYVPYSGQVLAVNVLKARKTYEHALQDYLSKPPVSDQVGDANQLVNLVGCYALFQYLTVGIDAAVLIYAQTSEKLEALGPQKCENTGENFGIRNFSTALEAVTLLHTNLLRFHMKISVYPLNPLREALTEALKRYPSNRSLWRSYIHIQRKSHSASKARRFFDGVTRSTNSLEPWLFAIQAEQMRKKLIENVQRADVGEIHSTIPETGLTNRIVALFEHAVQSENGTHCPLLWRMYLNFLTSLGKKEKSRGLFYKALQNCPWAKVLYMDAVEYFPDHLQETLDLMTEKELRVRVPVEELDLLLEV